The region GTCCTTTGACTTGGGTTTCATGTACATAAAAAGGGCAGAACCGTAGAATAAGATGACTACAGTCAGGTGGGCTGAACAGGTAGAAAAGGCTTTTGTTCTCCCTTCAGCAGAATTAATTCTTAGGATGGAAGAGAGGATGAAAACATAGGAGATAAAAATTAACAGTAGAGGaatcatcaataaaacaatacTTGCCACGGTCATGATAAGCACATTTGTGGAGATGTCTGCACATACGAGTTTAAGAAGAGCCAGAATCTCACAGGTAAGATGGTCAATGATGTTATTCCCACAGAAGGGCAATACCATTGTTAGGACAGTTTGGGCTAAGGAGTTTAGACAGCCTATGATCCAAGACCAGGCAGCCATGTGCACATAAAGCACCCTGCTCATGATGATGGGGTACCTCAGCGGGTTGCAGATGGCCACATaccggtcataggccatcacagcCAGGAGGACACACTCAGTGGAGCCCAAACCAAGAGAGACAACCATCTGCAGAGCACAGCCAACgaaggagatggattttctctcAGACCTGAATATGATGAGCACTGGGGGAATGGACGATGACGTGTAGCAGATGTCCAGGAATGAGAGGTTCCCAAGGAAGAAATACATCGGGGTGTGAAGGCGAGAATCTAGGATACTGATGATAATGAGGAGGCTATTTCCCAGGAGGATTATCACATACATGATGAGACAGAGTACCAACAGAAAGAGCTGGAGCTCTGGGTATTGGGAAAGTCCCACCAGGAAGAATTCGGTCACTGCTGAGTAATTCCCTGTCTCCATGTGTCATGTCACCTAGGAGGTTTAGAAAAGGATAAGACTCTGggaattttggttttttaaatgtagatgTATCACATGACTTTCActtacattattttgttttattcttagaCCAAAGCCTGGAAATCAGCAAGAATAGGGACattaagtaattttattaatgatGGAGCAGGCACTGAGAGAGCAATACTGCCGAGGTTCACGCAATGGCAGAAGCTGGAAATTGTGCTGAAAAGTTTCAGGCTtccagttaaataaaatatagggaCAAATTACTTTCAAATGTGGATATGTAAGAATCTCTTCATTAATGAATATTTTGAAGTATAACTGAATTCTAATAAAGCTAGATCCGATTGAAGTATATCTATTCAGTACCATGCCACTTACTTTCCATATGGCtattttaagttactttttttttgagTCTCAACTACCTCAGCTACTAGTTTTAGCTAGTAAAATAGGGCAAGGGGCAGGACAAAGCTATAGTTCTGGCAGTTTGTTGTGAGACCTAAATTAGATAACATCTGTTAAATGACAGGCATAGTAGGCAATTCCAACACACCATCTAAAATTACATATAACATAATGGAATATAATAGATATATAATACAATATGACAATGTTaagtatatattaataaatattttaaattataacttttaaGTCTACTTGACTGACCAAGAAAGAAATattgctttagaaaaaaaaatcagggcaaGAGGATTGAGGTTTCAGACCATAGTTAATGGGATGTGAATATTTTCTGATTCAAGAAATAGTCTGATCCAGAGTCAGGGGACATCTATCCAGTTAAGAGTGTGGGAGTCAGGGCCTGGAATCTGCTCTACTTTAATGTAAGTCACTTTATATAACATTTCTTCCTAACTTTTGTGATTTTCCAATGCTTTTTTCCCTTCTATTCTTCTTTCTTTACCACTTACCTCTTAGatgcatattttatgtttttccaggtaactttatatcattttataagtacttattaatatatacttttcctgaatttttatatttgatactTTGGAATGCGCATACAGGTCTTCcatattttaagttttatccATGAGTCTTCCACATGTGACTGATTGGTAATGGctaatttttattgagcactttgtTGTAAGCACATTACAGTGTTGTAAGCTCATTACATGGaattcattaactcatttaatcttcaacgTACCTCTAGATAACTTCTTTTACTCCCACTGTTCAGGGGCAGAACGGAGACAAAAGCTTAAGCAATGTTCACAGCAATGTTCATGAGGTCACAAGGATAAATGCTAATGACAAAATCCAATATCCAGTTGTCTGGCACCAAAGTCAGCCCTCTAAACCACTTGACTACCTCTCACAGTTTCTGACACTGATTCAAAGCAAGAtaagactattttaaaaagtgttcctcTGCTGTGTTTAACTGAAATTGCGAGAATTTCTTGCCTGTGTTATTTCTGATTGTAAGTGATGTGAGGGGATCTCTAAAGTCTGCATCCCAGCCTTTTTCCTGTAGGCTTTGGAGCACGGTGTCCACAGTTTTCAACATCTCACAACTATATGTCCATAGTTTTCTACCTAGTTTTCTCGCAATTACAAGAGTTTGCATAATTAAGAATAATGATGTGAGATTCCTTAGCATTACATTTGTTTCTACCAGTCACACATCTGGAATCCTTTAACTTTTGTCTTTATTCTGTAGATTAGTATATACTTTAGGACCTGTAATTGCCCTAGTTCTTGCCTtgtatgccttttaaaaatcaaactaatcTTTTGCTAAGCTCTGACATTTTACAATTTCACAATATTAAAAACTCAGCTTTGCTTccattgttttatgtttattctaAGATGACCAAACATGATTATAGACTTACATAAAGGACTAGGTAAGCTCTCGTATGCTACCACACATTATTATACCACTGTCACAGCTTGTGTTTTAGTAGATTGTGGTGGTaggatgaaaatattgctgatcCTACCTTCACCCAACAACCACGCATCCTCTTTGGCCTTTGGTATGCAGAGAGTTTGAAGGCATGGATGAGGGGCTTACTCCTTGGCTAGTCATAATGACAGAACTTCTCCAAGTATTTCCTCTCCACTCCCTCTCCgtttcattttccttcctcttggaGTGTTTGACCTAGACAGTGACCGTGGTAAGGTTGAAAAAGAGAGATGATGGCACCCACGTCTTAGTGTGTTGGAAAATATTCCCTTCTTCGTGaacctcctttcctgtctctagTCACATTAGAATAATTTCCGCAAAGGAATCAGATAAGGCAGAAGGTTTAATTTGTCTGAAGATACttgtgaaggaagagaaatagaaaggggaagagaatgaggcagaagagaaaagaggaaaaggagctaATATTTACTGTTAAAGAAAATGCACTATACTAAAAATTTGTATCCTAGACGTGGGATGGTTCAGGacaaaggggtgggggaatgattgtctttctctctgttcaAAAAAGGTTTCTAGTGAAGAATAATATTTTTCCAGAATAATATAGAATCCAGGAtgaataagagaaaacaaaaacagtgatTTCCACAAGGACAATTAATCTATCACAAAAAGCCTATCTTAATTCCCCTCAATTTCCTTTCTGCCCACTTCTGCCATTGCTCCTCTCCTGCTAGAGTCAAGGAAGAAATTATTCAGTGAGTTTTCTCCCCAAGA is a window of Desmodus rotundus isolate HL8 chromosome 1, HLdesRot8A.1, whole genome shotgun sequence DNA encoding:
- the OR13D1 gene encoding olfactory receptor 13D1; translated protein: METGNYSAVTEFFLVGLSQYPELQLFLLVLCLIMYVIILLGNSLLIIISILDSRLHTPMYFFLGNLSFLDICYTSSSIPPVLIIFRSERKSISFVGCALQMVVSLGLGSTECVLLAVMAYDRYVAICNPLRYPIIMSRVLYVHMAAWSWIIGCLNSLAQTVLTMVLPFCGNNIIDHLTCEILALLKLVCADISTNVLIMTVASIVLLMIPLLLIFISYVFILSSILRINSAEGRTKAFSTCSAHLTVVILFYGSALFMYMKPKSKDTKVSDEIIGLSYGVVTPMLNPIIYSLRNKEVKEAVKKVLSKNPLSSVLSEVSNCM